From Micromonospora echinaurantiaca:
GCGGCGTGTCGCCGTCGTTCAGCGCGGTCACCCCGGCGATGGAGAACGTCTCGGTGCCGGTCAGGCCCAGCGACTCGGCGGTCTCGCCGGCCGGGAACTGCAGCGGCAGCACGCCCATGCCGATCAGGTTCGAGCGGTGGATCCGCTCGTACGACTCGGCGATGACCGCCTTGACGCCGAGCAGCATGGTGCCCTTGGCCGCCCAGTCCCGCGACGAGCCGGAGCCGTACTCCTTGCCGGCCAGGACGACCAGCGGCACGCCGGCCTCCTGGTAGGCCACCGAGGCGTCGTAGATCGAGGTCTGCTCACCGGTCAGGTGGTTGACCGTGAAGCCGCCCTCGACGCCCGGCACCAGCTGGTTGCGCAGCCGGATGTTGGCGAAGGTGCCCCGGATCATGACCTCGTGGTTGCCCCGGCGGGAGCCGTACGAGTTGAACTCGTGCCGCGGCACGCCGTGCTCGGCCAGGTACCTGCCGGCGGGGGAGTCGGCCTTGATGGAGCCGGCCGGGGAGATGTGGTCGGTGGTCACCGAGTCGCCCAGCTTGGCCAGCACCCGGGCGCCGGCGATGTCGGTGACCGCCTTCGGCTCCCGCTCCATGCCCTCGAAGTACGGGGGCTTGCGGACGTAGGTCGACTCGCCCTCCCAGGCGAAGGTGTCACCGGTCGGGGTGGGCAGCGACTGCCACCGCTCGTCGCCGGCGAAGACGTCCGCGTACGCCGAGCTGAACCCGGAGGCGCCGATCGCCGAGGCGATGACGTCCTGGATCTCGGCGCTGTTCGGCCAGATGTCGCGCAGGAAGACCGGGTTGCCCTGGCTGTCCTCGCCGATCGGCTCGTTGGCCAGGTCGATGTCCATCGTGCCGGCCAGCGCGTACGCGACCACCAGCGGCGGGGACGCCAGGTAGTTCATCTTGACGTCCGGGTTGATCCGGCCCTCGAAGTTCCGGTTGCCGGAGAGCACCGAGACGACGGCCAGGTCGGCGTCGTTGACGGCGGCCGAGATCTCCTCGGGCAGCGGGCCGGAGTTGCCGATGCAGGTGGTACAGCCGTAGCCGACCAGGTGGAAGCCGAGCTTCTCCAGGTAGGGGGTGAGGCCGGCCCGCTCGTAGTAGTCCATGACGACCTTCGAGCCGGGCGCCAGGGTGGTCTTCACCCACGGCTTGCGGGCGAGCCCCTTCTCCACCGCGTTCCGGGCCAGCAGCGCGGCACCGATCATGACCTGCGGGTTGGAGGTGTTGGTGCAGGAGGTGATCGCGGCGATCACCACGGCGCCGTGGTCCAGCTCGAACTCGGTGCCGTCCGCGCCGGTGACCCGGATCGGGTTGGTGGCCCGCCCACCGGCGCCGACCGCTGCCGTCTCCAGGTCGCGCGGGGCGTCGGCCGGGTCGTTGACCCCGTTGGCCGGGGAGTCGCTGGCCGGGAAGGACTCGGCGCTGGCCTCGTCGGCGTGGCCGATGACCCCGAACGGCTTCTCCTGCTGCGGCACGCCGGCGGCGCGGCCCCGGTCGCCACCGGTCTCGTCGGCGGCCACGTAGTCCTTCAGCGCCGAGCGGAACAGCGTCTTGGCGCTGCCCAGCGGCACCCGGTCCTGCGGGCGCTTCGGGCCGGCCAGGGACGGCTCGATGGTGCTCAGGTCGAGCTCCAGGCGCTCCGAGTACTCCGGCTCGGCGTTCGGGTCGTGCCAGAGGCCCTGCTCCTTGGCGTACGCCTCGACCAGCGCGACCTGCTTCGGGTCGCGGCCGGTCAGCTCCAGGTAGCGGACGGTCTCGGCGTCGATCGGGAAGATCGCCACGGTGGAGCCGTACTCCGGCGACATGTTGCCGATGGTGGCCCGGTTGGCCAGCGGCACCGCGCTCACGCCGGGACCGTAGAACTCGACGAACTTGCCGACCACACCGTGCTTGCGCAGCATCTCGGTGATGGTGAGCACCAGGTCGGTGGCGGTGGTGCCGGCCGGCATCTCACCGGAGAGCTTGAAGCCGACGACCCGCGGGATCAGCATGCTGACCGGCT
This genomic window contains:
- a CDS encoding aconitate hydratase, which gives rise to MKEYDVASLDTFGAKTQLRVGDASYEIFKISKVDGHDRLPYSLKILLENLLRTEDGANITADHIRQLGAWDPTADPSVEIQFTPARVLMQDFTGVPCVVDLATMREAVRDLGGDPTKVNPLAPAELVIDHSVIADLFGREDAFQRNVELEYERNKERYQFLRWGQTAFNEFKVVPPGTGIVHQVNIEYLARTIMERNGQAYPDTVVGTDSHTTMVNGLGVLGWGVGGIEAEAAMLGQPVSMLIPRVVGFKLSGEMPAGTTATDLVLTITEMLRKHGVVGKFVEFYGPGVSAVPLANRATIGNMSPEYGSTVAIFPIDAETVRYLELTGRDPKQVALVEAYAKEQGLWHDPNAEPEYSERLELDLSTIEPSLAGPKRPQDRVPLGSAKTLFRSALKDYVAADETGGDRGRAAGVPQQEKPFGVIGHADEASAESFPASDSPANGVNDPADAPRDLETAAVGAGGRATNPIRVTGADGTEFELDHGAVVIAAITSCTNTSNPQVMIGAALLARNAVEKGLARKPWVKTTLAPGSKVVMDYYERAGLTPYLEKLGFHLVGYGCTTCIGNSGPLPEEISAAVNDADLAVVSVLSGNRNFEGRINPDVKMNYLASPPLVVAYALAGTMDIDLANEPIGEDSQGNPVFLRDIWPNSAEIQDVIASAIGASGFSSAYADVFAGDERWQSLPTPTGDTFAWEGESTYVRKPPYFEGMEREPKAVTDIAGARVLAKLGDSVTTDHISPAGSIKADSPAGRYLAEHGVPRHEFNSYGSRRGNHEVMIRGTFANIRLRNQLVPGVEGGFTVNHLTGEQTSIYDASVAYQEAGVPLVVLAGKEYGSGSSRDWAAKGTMLLGVKAVIAESYERIHRSNLIGMGVLPLQFPAGETAESLGLTGTETFSIAGVTALNDGDTPRTVKVSTDTGIEFDAVVRIDTPGEADYYRHGGILQYVLRRMIAG